A stretch of Lathyrus oleraceus cultivar Zhongwan6 chromosome 6, CAAS_Psat_ZW6_1.0, whole genome shotgun sequence DNA encodes these proteins:
- the LOC127096031 gene encoding protein WHAT'S THIS FACTOR 1 homolog, chloroplastic, which produces MLLHKTNVTILRATSPQSQPNFPILRRHFCLWSMNKDPDLESALSRNRRWVVNNQIKNIILRYPNNEIPIETLQKKFKTLDLQGKSLNWISKYPSCFELHQNRIRLTKRMINLVHQEQTIKDSLDPVFAQRLAKLLMLSFNNTLNVIKINEIKSSLGFPDDYLIRIVPRYPDFFRIVNGSGRRSSMAIELIHWNPNFAVSEVDASALRKGVEPNFSCCLPSSWVKSLEKFREFESIPYVSPYSDPRVLVEGSKEMEKRNVGLVHELLSLTLWKKVSIMKLGHFKREFFLPDKLNVLLLKHPGIFYVSNKYRRIYTVLLISKNTKFMLMHMSAKICKKKGIGHDGHIRMCKTKL; this is translated from the coding sequence ATGTTGCTTCATAAAACCAACGTTACCATTCTCCGAGCAACTTCACCTCAATCACAACCAAACTTCCCCATTCTCCGAAGACACTTTTGTCTATGGTCAATGAATAAGGACCCAGACTTAGAATCAGCACTCTCACGAAACCGACGATGGGTAGTAAACAACCAAATCAAAAACATAATCCTCCGTTACCCTAACAACGAAATCCCAATCGAAACTCTTCAGAAGAAATTCAAAACCCTAGATCTTCAAGGTAAATCCCTCAATTGGATTTCCAAATACCCTTCTTGTTTCGAACTTCACCAAAATCGCATTCGTCTCACCAAACGTATGATCAATCTCGTTCATCAAGAACAAACCATCAAAGATTCACTTGATCCTGTTTTCGCTCAGCGTCTCGCGAAACTTCTCATGCTTTCGTTTAATAATACCCTCAATGTTATCAAGATCAACGAAATCAAAAGCAGTTTAGGGTTTCCTGATGATTATTTGATTCGAATAGTGCCGAGATATCCTGATTTCTTTCGGATTGTTAATGGGAGTGGTAGGAGAAGCTCTATGGCGATTGAGCTGATTCATTGGAACCCTAATTTTGCAGTTTCGGAAGTTGATGCTTCCGCTTTGAGAAAAGGTGTGGAGCCAAATTTTTCGTGTTGTTTGCCTTCTAGTTGGGTGAAATCGTTGGAGAAATTTCGTGAATTTGAATCGATTCCTTATGTTTCGCCGTATTCGGATCCGAGAGTTTTGGTGGAAGGGTCGAAGGAGATGGAGAAGAGGAATGTGGGTTTGGTTCATGAGTTGTTGTCATTGACTCTTTGGAAGAAGGTTTCAATTATGAAATTGGGTCATTTCAAAAGAGAGTTTTTTTTGCCTGATAAGTTGAATGTGTTGTTGCTTAAGCATCCTGGGATTTTCTATGTTTCTAATAAGTATAGGAGGATTTATACTGTTTTACTTATCtccaaaaatacaaaatttaTGTTAATGCATATGTCCGCAAAAATTTGCAAAAAAAAAGGGATAGGGCATGACGGACACATTAGAATGTGCAAGACTAAACTCTAA
- the LOC127097592 gene encoding protein WHAT'S THIS FACTOR 1 homolog, chloroplastic-like — protein MLLHKTNVTILRATSPQSQPNFPILRRHFCLWSMKKDPDLESTLSRNRRWVVNNQIKNIILRYPNNEIPIETLQKKFKTLYLQGKALNWISKYPSCFELHKNRIRLTKRMINLVHQEQTIKDSLDPVFAQHLAKLLLLSFNNTLNVIKINEIKHSLGFPDDYLIQIVPRYPDLFRIVNGSGRRSSMAIELIHWNPNFAVSEVEASALRKGVEPNFSCYLPSSWVKSLEKFREFESVPYVSSYSDRRGLVEGSKEMEKRNMGLVHELLSLTLWKKVSIMKFGHFKREFFLPDKLNVLLLKHPGIF, from the coding sequence ATGTTGCTTCATAAAACCAACGTTACCATTCTCCGAGCAACTTCACCTCAATCACAACCAAACTTCCCCATTCTCCGAAGACACTTTTGTCTATGGTCAATGAAAAAGGACCCAGACTTAGAATCAACACTCTCACGAAATCGACGATGGGTAGTAAACAACCAAATCAAAAACATAATCCTCCGTTACCCTAACAACGAAATCCCAATCGAAACTCTTCAGAAGAAATTCAAAACCCTATATCTTCAAGGTAAAGCCCTCAATTGGATTTCCAAATACCCTTCTTGTTTCGAACTTCACAAAAATCGCATTCGTCTCACCAAACGTATGATCAATCTCGTTCATCAAGAACAAACCATCAAAGATTCGCTTGATCCTGTTTTCGCTCAGCATCTCGCGAAACTTCTCTTGCTTTCGTTTAATAATACCCTCAATGTTATCAAGATCAACGAAATCAAACACAGTTTAGGGTTTCCTGATGATTATTTGATTCAAATCGTGCCGAGATATCCTGATTTGTTTCGGATTGTTAATGGGAGTGGTAGGAGAAGCTCTATGGCGATTGAGCTGATTCATTGGAACCCTAATTTTGCAGTTTCGGAAGTTGAAGCTTCCGCTTTGAGAAAAGGTGTGGAGCCAAATTTTTCGTGTTATTTGCCTTCTAGTTGGGTGAAATCGTTGGAGAAATTTCGTGAATTTGAATCGGTTCCTTATGTTTCGTCGTATTCGGATCGGAGAGGTTTGGTGGAAGGGTCGAAGGAGATGGAGAAGAGGAATATGGGTTTGGTTCATGAGTTGTTGTCATTGACTCTTTGGAAGAAGGTTTCAATTATGAAATTTGGTCATTTCAAAAGAGAGTTTTTTTTGCCTGATAAGTTGAATGTGTTGTTGCTTAAGCATCCTGGGATTTTCTAG